A genomic segment from Glycine soja cultivar W05 chromosome 20, ASM419377v2, whole genome shotgun sequence encodes:
- the LOC114402280 gene encoding protein ALP1-like isoform X2, producing the protein MSITRETKIAVSLKLAWPRYFDLFSFIVFPCISLIPFTSPIYITPRVSYSLEIWVMINGFCSPFVNLGCEYSMGSIRGIKKRKKADNKDGPDASATSFDWWHHFSLRISARSKNIEKFESVFKISRKTFNYICSLVEEDMLARASNFVDLNGNRLSLNDQVAVALRRLSSGESLSTIGESFRMNQSTVSQVTWKFVETMEERGLHHLSWASTEMEMEEIKSKFENIRGLSNCCGAVDSTHIMMTLPSVDALNSVWLDREKNCSMVLQAIVDPDLRFRDIVTGWPGSMSDEQVLRSSSFFKLAEEGKRLNGGKKTLPDGTLFREYIIGDTGFPLFSWLLTPYEGKGFSNVQVEFNKRVVETQMVAKKALARLKDMWKIIQGVMWKPDKHKLPRIILVCCILHNIVIDMEDEVLIDMPSCHQHDSRYQDQTSEFADNTATIMREKLSLYLSGKLPT; encoded by the exons ATGTCCATTACGAGAGAAACTAAAATAGCAGTCTCATTGAAATTGGCCTGGCCTCgatattttgatttgttttcttttattgtttttccttGCATTTCTTTGATTCCCTTCACTTCACCAATATATATTACACCACGCGTTAGTTACTCAC TTGAAATCTGGGTGATGATTAATGGGTTTTGTTCCCCTTTTGTGAATTTGGGTTGTGAATACTCAATGGGTTCCATCAGAGGGAtcaagaagaggaagaaagctGACAACAAAGATGGCCCAGATGCCTCTGCAACCTCATTCGATTGGTGGCATCACTTCTCCCTCAGAATCTCAG CTCGATCTAAAAATATAGAGAAATTTGAGTCTGTTTTCAAGATCTCAAGGAAGACGTTCAACTATATATGTTCTCTTGTGGAAGAAGACATGCTGGCCAGAGCCTCAAATTTTGTTGATCTAAATGGCAATCGTTTGTCTTTGAATGATCAAGTAGCTGTAGCTCTCAGAAGGCTTAGCTCTGGTGAGTCATTGTCAACCATTGGTGAATCATTTCGGATGAATCAGTCAACTGTTTCCCAGGTAACATGGAAATTTGTGGAAACAATGGAAGAAAGAGGGCTCCACCATCTTAGTTGGGCTTCAACTGAAATGGAAATGGAAGAGATAAAGTCCAAGTTTGAGAACATACGGGGCCTTTCTAATTGTTGTGGTGCCGTTGACAGCACACACATAATGATGACTTTGCCCTCTGTGGATGCTTTGAATAGTGTGTGGCTTGACCGTGAGAAGAATTGTAGCATGGTCTTGCAAGCCATTGTGGATCCGGATTTGAGATTCCGCGACATAGTTACTGGATGGCCAGGAAGTATGAGTGATGAGCAAGTGCTTCGAAGCTCTTCTTTTTTCAAACTGGCTGAAGAAGGGAAGAGGTTGAATGGGGGTAAGAAAACACTTCCAGATGGAACACTGTTTAGGGAATATATTATAGGGGATACAGGCTTTCCCCTTTTTTCATGGCTTCTTACACCTTATGAAGGTAAAGGATTCTCAAATGTTCAAGTTGAGTTTAATAAAAGGGTTGTTGAAACCCAAATGGTGGCCAAGAAAGCATTGGCTAGGCTGAAGGATATGTGGAAGATAATCCAAGGTGTGATGTGGAAGCCTGATAAGCACAAGTTACCAAGAATTATTCTTGTTTGCTGTATACTACATAATATAGTTATCGATATGGAGGATGAAGTACTGATTGATATGCCCTCTTGCCACCAGCATGATTCGAGATATCAAGACCAAACTAGTGAATTTGCTGACAATACTGCCACCATTATGAGAGAGAAGCTATCTCTCTACTTATCTGGCAAACTGCCAACTTGA
- the LOC114402280 gene encoding protein ALP1-like isoform X1 — MSITRETKIAVSLKLAWPRYFDLFSFIVFPCISLIPFTSPIYITPRVSYSLEIWVMINGFCSPFVNLGCEYSMGSIRGIKKRKKADNKDGPDASATSFDWWHHFSLRISGPLARSKNIEKFESVFKISRKTFNYICSLVEEDMLARASNFVDLNGNRLSLNDQVAVALRRLSSGESLSTIGESFRMNQSTVSQVTWKFVETMEERGLHHLSWASTEMEMEEIKSKFENIRGLSNCCGAVDSTHIMMTLPSVDALNSVWLDREKNCSMVLQAIVDPDLRFRDIVTGWPGSMSDEQVLRSSSFFKLAEEGKRLNGGKKTLPDGTLFREYIIGDTGFPLFSWLLTPYEGKGFSNVQVEFNKRVVETQMVAKKALARLKDMWKIIQGVMWKPDKHKLPRIILVCCILHNIVIDMEDEVLIDMPSCHQHDSRYQDQTSEFADNTATIMREKLSLYLSGKLPT, encoded by the exons ATGTCCATTACGAGAGAAACTAAAATAGCAGTCTCATTGAAATTGGCCTGGCCTCgatattttgatttgttttcttttattgtttttccttGCATTTCTTTGATTCCCTTCACTTCACCAATATATATTACACCACGCGTTAGTTACTCAC TTGAAATCTGGGTGATGATTAATGGGTTTTGTTCCCCTTTTGTGAATTTGGGTTGTGAATACTCAATGGGTTCCATCAGAGGGAtcaagaagaggaagaaagctGACAACAAAGATGGCCCAGATGCCTCTGCAACCTCATTCGATTGGTGGCATCACTTCTCCCTCAGAATCTCAG GACCTTTAGCTCGATCTAAAAATATAGAGAAATTTGAGTCTGTTTTCAAGATCTCAAGGAAGACGTTCAACTATATATGTTCTCTTGTGGAAGAAGACATGCTGGCCAGAGCCTCAAATTTTGTTGATCTAAATGGCAATCGTTTGTCTTTGAATGATCAAGTAGCTGTAGCTCTCAGAAGGCTTAGCTCTGGTGAGTCATTGTCAACCATTGGTGAATCATTTCGGATGAATCAGTCAACTGTTTCCCAGGTAACATGGAAATTTGTGGAAACAATGGAAGAAAGAGGGCTCCACCATCTTAGTTGGGCTTCAACTGAAATGGAAATGGAAGAGATAAAGTCCAAGTTTGAGAACATACGGGGCCTTTCTAATTGTTGTGGTGCCGTTGACAGCACACACATAATGATGACTTTGCCCTCTGTGGATGCTTTGAATAGTGTGTGGCTTGACCGTGAGAAGAATTGTAGCATGGTCTTGCAAGCCATTGTGGATCCGGATTTGAGATTCCGCGACATAGTTACTGGATGGCCAGGAAGTATGAGTGATGAGCAAGTGCTTCGAAGCTCTTCTTTTTTCAAACTGGCTGAAGAAGGGAAGAGGTTGAATGGGGGTAAGAAAACACTTCCAGATGGAACACTGTTTAGGGAATATATTATAGGGGATACAGGCTTTCCCCTTTTTTCATGGCTTCTTACACCTTATGAAGGTAAAGGATTCTCAAATGTTCAAGTTGAGTTTAATAAAAGGGTTGTTGAAACCCAAATGGTGGCCAAGAAAGCATTGGCTAGGCTGAAGGATATGTGGAAGATAATCCAAGGTGTGATGTGGAAGCCTGATAAGCACAAGTTACCAAGAATTATTCTTGTTTGCTGTATACTACATAATATAGTTATCGATATGGAGGATGAAGTACTGATTGATATGCCCTCTTGCCACCAGCATGATTCGAGATATCAAGACCAAACTAGTGAATTTGCTGACAATACTGCCACCATTATGAGAGAGAAGCTATCTCTCTACTTATCTGGCAAACTGCCAACTTGA
- the LOC114402841 gene encoding zinc finger protein ZAT11-like: MKREREVDSITMANYLMLLSRTTTNLNTSNNRVFECKTCNRRFASFQALGGHRASHKKPRLMGESDSQVLIHGSPPKPKTHECSICGLEFAIGQALGGHMRRHRAAAASNGNMHTTINSWLSSSNSGGSTVDNTLPPNMNNKANNTKRVLFPDLNLTPLENDLEFLKFGQATPLVHCFN, translated from the coding sequence atgaagagagaaagagaagttgATAGTATAACCATGGCCAACTACTTGATGCTGCTTTCTCGAACCACCACCAACTTGAACACTTCCAACAACCGTGTGTTTGAGTGTAAGACATGTAACCGGCGGTTTGCGTCGTTTCAGGCATTGGGTGGCCACCGTGCGAGTCACAAGAAGCCAAGGTTGATGGGAGAGAGTGATAGCCAAGTGCTAATTCATGGTTCACCACCAAAGCCTAAAACACACGAATGTTCCATTTGTGGATTGGAGTTTGCAATAGGACAAGCTTTGGGAGGGCACATGAGGCGTCATAGAGCTGCAGCAGCATCAAATGGAAACATGCACACTACTATTAATTCTTGGTTGAGTTCTAGCAATAGTGGTGGTAGCACAGTTGATAATACTTTACCACCAAACATGAACAACAAGGCTAACAACACCAAGAGGGTTTTGTTTCCTGATTTGAATTTGACGCCTTTAGAGAATGATTTGGAGTTTTTGAAGTTTGGACAAGCAACTCCTTTAGTTCACTGctttaattga
- the LOC114402280 gene encoding protein ALP1-like isoform X3 codes for MINGFCSPFVNLGCEYSMGSIRGIKKRKKADNKDGPDASATSFDWWHHFSLRISGPLARSKNIEKFESVFKISRKTFNYICSLVEEDMLARASNFVDLNGNRLSLNDQVAVALRRLSSGESLSTIGESFRMNQSTVSQVTWKFVETMEERGLHHLSWASTEMEMEEIKSKFENIRGLSNCCGAVDSTHIMMTLPSVDALNSVWLDREKNCSMVLQAIVDPDLRFRDIVTGWPGSMSDEQVLRSSSFFKLAEEGKRLNGGKKTLPDGTLFREYIIGDTGFPLFSWLLTPYEGKGFSNVQVEFNKRVVETQMVAKKALARLKDMWKIIQGVMWKPDKHKLPRIILVCCILHNIVIDMEDEVLIDMPSCHQHDSRYQDQTSEFADNTATIMREKLSLYLSGKLPT; via the exons ATGATTAATGGGTTTTGTTCCCCTTTTGTGAATTTGGGTTGTGAATACTCAATGGGTTCCATCAGAGGGAtcaagaagaggaagaaagctGACAACAAAGATGGCCCAGATGCCTCTGCAACCTCATTCGATTGGTGGCATCACTTCTCCCTCAGAATCTCAG GACCTTTAGCTCGATCTAAAAATATAGAGAAATTTGAGTCTGTTTTCAAGATCTCAAGGAAGACGTTCAACTATATATGTTCTCTTGTGGAAGAAGACATGCTGGCCAGAGCCTCAAATTTTGTTGATCTAAATGGCAATCGTTTGTCTTTGAATGATCAAGTAGCTGTAGCTCTCAGAAGGCTTAGCTCTGGTGAGTCATTGTCAACCATTGGTGAATCATTTCGGATGAATCAGTCAACTGTTTCCCAGGTAACATGGAAATTTGTGGAAACAATGGAAGAAAGAGGGCTCCACCATCTTAGTTGGGCTTCAACTGAAATGGAAATGGAAGAGATAAAGTCCAAGTTTGAGAACATACGGGGCCTTTCTAATTGTTGTGGTGCCGTTGACAGCACACACATAATGATGACTTTGCCCTCTGTGGATGCTTTGAATAGTGTGTGGCTTGACCGTGAGAAGAATTGTAGCATGGTCTTGCAAGCCATTGTGGATCCGGATTTGAGATTCCGCGACATAGTTACTGGATGGCCAGGAAGTATGAGTGATGAGCAAGTGCTTCGAAGCTCTTCTTTTTTCAAACTGGCTGAAGAAGGGAAGAGGTTGAATGGGGGTAAGAAAACACTTCCAGATGGAACACTGTTTAGGGAATATATTATAGGGGATACAGGCTTTCCCCTTTTTTCATGGCTTCTTACACCTTATGAAGGTAAAGGATTCTCAAATGTTCAAGTTGAGTTTAATAAAAGGGTTGTTGAAACCCAAATGGTGGCCAAGAAAGCATTGGCTAGGCTGAAGGATATGTGGAAGATAATCCAAGGTGTGATGTGGAAGCCTGATAAGCACAAGTTACCAAGAATTATTCTTGTTTGCTGTATACTACATAATATAGTTATCGATATGGAGGATGAAGTACTGATTGATATGCCCTCTTGCCACCAGCATGATTCGAGATATCAAGACCAAACTAGTGAATTTGCTGACAATACTGCCACCATTATGAGAGAGAAGCTATCTCTCTACTTATCTGGCAAACTGCCAACTTGA
- the LOC114402834 gene encoding protein UPSTREAM OF FLC-like, translated as MLEREASLESSKIWIEPKHQATEVKVPVIYYLSRNGQLEHPHLMEVPISSPQRVLCLKDVIDRLSFLRGQGMANMYSWSTKRSYKNGFVWQDLSENDFIYPSSGHEYVLKGTQMIEASLSFRSCETISTSSSKSSTEASNSSTGADSPATITRRSQSLNSSDYKYYSANKCEEFAGKATIASTQTEEKRRERIKREEQVEECEGNGDAKELGENEEGSLPFSRSSFGTLEGSLEGFGSADIRSQRVENERPSGRIKASEVLMQFIRCG; from the exons atgttagaaagagAAGCAAGTCTTGAGAGCTCTAAAATCTGGATTGAACCAAAGCATCAAGCAACTGAGGTTAAAGTTCCAGTAATATACTACCTTTCCCGAAATGGCCAGCTTGAGCATCCACATCTCATGGAGGTTCCAATCTCTTCTCCACAGAGAGTGCTATGTCTCAAAG ACGTGATAGATAGATTGAGTTTTCTCCGGGGACAAGGAATGGCCAACATGTATTCTTGGTCTACAAAAAG GAGTTACAAAAACGGGTTTGTGTGGCAAGATTTGTCCGAGAATGATTTCATTTACCCAAGTAGTGGCCATGAGTATGTCCTCAAAGGAACACAAATGATAGAAGCTTCTTTGAGCTTTCGATCCTGCGAAACAATATCAACATCAAGCTCCAAAAGTTCCACTGAAGCAAGCAATTCTAGCACGGGTGCAGACTCCCCTGCCACCATAACGAGGAGAAGCCAGTCATTGAACTCGAGTGATTACAAGTATTACTCGGCAAATAAATGCGAAGAGTTTGCAGGGAAAGCTACTATTGCGTCGACTCAGACTGAGGAGAAGCGTAGGGAAAGGATAAAAAGGGAGGAGCAAGTTGAAGAGTGTGAAGGAAATGGTGATGCAAAGGAGTTGGGTGAGAATGAAGAAGGGTCTTTGCCATTTTCTAGATCTAGTTTTGGAACGTTGGAAGGGTCTTTGGAGGGTTTTGGATCAGCAGATATCAGAAGCCAGAGGGTAGAGAATGAACGTCCAAGTGGGAGGATCAAGGCTTCAGAAGTTTTGATGCAGTTCATCAGGTGTGGATGA
- the LOC114402076 gene encoding uncharacterized protein LOC114402076, whose translation MGRRRCGLSIGMKMELRNVVKDKKFWMASFLIAWAAALQGHMMWLQRQDSFKHKFGNPDDHPHNSN comes from the exons ATGGGA AGACGAAGGTGTGGCTTGAGTATTGGAATGAAAATGGAATTGAGAAATGTGGTGAAGGACAAGAAATTCTGGATGGCATCTTTCCTTATTGCCTGGGCCGCTGCTCTTCAG ggTCACATGATGTGGTTACAGCGCCAGGATTCCTTCAAACATAAATTCGGTAACCCCGACGACCATCCTCATAACTCAAACTGA